One segment of Amycolatopsis alba DSM 44262 DNA contains the following:
- a CDS encoding SsgA family sporulation/cell division regulator: MDKESDLIRGTIVFGLRTFGADPLPVQADLEYDPEDPYAVVVAYHSGGGTVRWMFGRDLLADGLLTPSGEGDVIISPADDTSIVIFALSAPDGCAVLEAPAQELAEFLDRTYDVVPAGSEPEWFDFDQEMAKLVTES; the protein is encoded by the coding sequence TTGGACAAGGAAAGCGACCTCATCCGGGGGACGATCGTCTTCGGCCTGCGCACTTTCGGTGCGGACCCCCTCCCCGTCCAAGCCGATCTCGAGTACGACCCCGAGGACCCCTACGCCGTCGTGGTGGCCTACCACTCGGGCGGCGGGACGGTCCGCTGGATGTTCGGCCGTGATCTGCTGGCAGACGGCCTCCTCACCCCATCGGGTGAGGGCGACGTGATCATCAGCCCGGCCGACGACACCTCGATCGTGATCTTCGCGCTCAGCGCGCCCGACGGCTGCGCGGTCCTCGAAGCCCCGGCTCAGGAACTGGCGGAGTTCCTCGACCGCACCTATGACGTGGTGCCCGCCGGTTCCGAGCCGGAATGGTTCGACTTCGACCAGGAGATGGCCAAACTCGTCACCGAGTCCTGA
- a CDS encoding amidase produces MVFVASATTAVPAQAADLSGRPVVAGIDLERATIPDLQRAMRSGRLSSVELTTFYLQRIRKLNPTLHAVLTTNPDALRLASDSDARRHRHRSKGPMDGIPVLLKDNIDTADRQPTTAGSTALRQSRPYRDAGVVENLREAGAVILGKANLSEWSSYRSTSSSNGWSPLAGQTANPYVLDRNPCGSSSGPGVAVAAHLATVAVGTETDGSISCPSGANGIVGVKPSLGLVSRSGIVPVSKQQDTAGPMARNVVDAAILLAALNGADRRDPITVDAARQSLDDYTKFLRPNALLGKRIGVWREVYTPDDTTKAAFEEALGKLRRLGATTVEITIPYLDVIAANEFPAIRTEFKHDLNAYLASTGGRHPADLAGLIQYNLDHAAVEMPYWTQNLWDRSQATTGDLNDPAYRAMREAATSAARRGLDETLRGNKLDAIVAPTNNAAWKTQLGVGDGALLIDSSGPAAVSGYANMTVPMAYAGPLPLGLSIMGGRFSEPSLLAIAYAFEQDTKVRRLPTFIPSLG; encoded by the coding sequence ATGGTTTTCGTCGCGTCCGCCACCACGGCCGTCCCGGCGCAGGCCGCGGACCTTTCCGGCCGCCCGGTCGTGGCCGGGATCGACCTGGAGCGGGCGACTATCCCCGATCTGCAACGGGCGATGCGCTCCGGGAGGCTGTCCTCGGTCGAACTGACCACCTTTTACCTGCAGCGGATCCGCAAACTGAACCCGACGCTGCACGCGGTGCTCACCACGAACCCGGACGCGTTGCGGCTGGCCTCGGACAGCGACGCGCGGCGGCACCGGCACCGCTCGAAGGGACCGATGGACGGCATTCCGGTGCTGCTCAAGGACAACATCGACACCGCGGACCGGCAGCCGACCACGGCGGGCTCGACCGCGCTGCGGCAATCCCGCCCGTACCGTGACGCAGGCGTGGTCGAAAACCTGCGGGAGGCCGGGGCGGTCATCCTCGGCAAGGCCAACCTGTCGGAGTGGTCGAGCTACCGGTCCACCAGTTCGTCGAACGGCTGGAGCCCGCTCGCGGGCCAGACCGCCAACCCCTACGTCCTCGACCGCAACCCGTGCGGTTCGTCGTCCGGTCCGGGGGTCGCCGTCGCGGCGCATCTGGCGACCGTCGCCGTCGGGACCGAAACGGACGGTTCGATCAGCTGCCCGTCCGGCGCCAACGGCATCGTGGGCGTCAAGCCGAGCCTCGGGCTGGTCAGCCGCAGCGGGATCGTGCCGGTGTCGAAACAGCAGGACACCGCCGGCCCGATGGCACGCAACGTCGTCGACGCCGCGATCCTGCTCGCGGCCCTCAACGGGGCCGACCGCCGTGACCCGATCACCGTCGACGCCGCCCGGCAGTCCCTCGACGACTACACGAAGTTCCTGCGCCCCAACGCCTTGCTCGGCAAGCGGATCGGCGTCTGGCGTGAGGTCTACACCCCCGACGACACGACGAAGGCGGCGTTCGAGGAAGCACTGGGCAAGCTGCGCAGGCTCGGCGCGACCACGGTGGAGATCACGATCCCGTACCTGGACGTCATCGCGGCCAACGAGTTCCCCGCGATCAGGACCGAGTTCAAACACGATCTGAACGCCTACCTCGCGTCCACCGGCGGCAGGCATCCCGCCGATCTGGCCGGGCTGATCCAGTACAACCTGGACCACGCGGCGGTCGAAATGCCTTACTGGACGCAGAATCTGTGGGACCGGTCGCAGGCGACCACCGGTGATCTGAACGATCCGGCGTACCGCGCGATGCGGGAAGCGGCGACGAGCGCCGCCCGGCGGGGTCTCGACGAGACGCTGCGCGGGAACAAACTGGACGCGATCGTGGCGCCGACCAACAACGCCGCGTGGAAGACGCAACTCGGTGTCGGCGACGGCGCGCTGCTCATCGACTCGTCCGGACCGGCGGCGGTGTCGGGCTACGCCAACATGACCGTGCCGATGGCGTACGCCGGACCGTTGCCGCTGGGACTGTCGATCATGGGCGGGCGGTTCAGCGAACCGTCGCTGCTGGCCATCGCCTACGCCTTCGAACAGGACACGAAGGTCCGGCGGCTGCCGACGTTCATCCCTTCACTCGGCTGA
- a CDS encoding LLM class F420-dependent oxidoreductase, protein MRHGIVLFTSDRGITPAAAARAAEVAGFDAFHVPEHTHIPVKREAPHPRTGDSSLPDDRYLRTLDPWVALATAASVTTRIRLATAVALPVESDPITLAKTIASLDHLSAGRVTLGVGFGWNVDELADHGVPGGKRRTVLREYLEAMRALWSDDEASYAGEFVSFGASWAWPKPAQAHIPVIVGAGGTEKTFRWIAKSADGWLTTPGDTDVEDKARRLREIWHEEGRAGEPEISALGVRPDPENLAKLEAAGVTETIFGLPDRSPDEVEAWLQRLAGKLNLPAGSR, encoded by the coding sequence CCAGTGACCGGGGCATCACTCCGGCGGCCGCCGCACGCGCGGCGGAGGTCGCGGGCTTCGACGCCTTCCACGTGCCCGAACACACGCACATCCCGGTCAAACGGGAGGCTCCGCATCCGCGCACCGGCGACTCGTCACTGCCCGACGATCGCTACCTGCGCACGCTGGACCCGTGGGTCGCGCTCGCCACGGCGGCCTCGGTGACCACGCGCATCCGGCTCGCGACGGCGGTGGCCCTCCCGGTCGAGAGCGATCCGATCACGCTGGCGAAGACGATCGCCAGCCTCGATCACCTCTCGGCCGGGCGGGTCACCCTCGGCGTCGGCTTCGGCTGGAACGTCGACGAGCTGGCCGATCACGGCGTCCCCGGCGGCAAACGGCGCACGGTCCTGCGCGAGTACCTGGAAGCGATGCGCGCGCTCTGGAGCGACGACGAAGCCTCGTACGCGGGCGAGTTCGTCTCGTTCGGCGCGAGCTGGGCGTGGCCGAAACCGGCTCAAGCGCACATCCCGGTGATCGTCGGCGCGGGCGGGACGGAGAAGACCTTCCGCTGGATCGCGAAGTCGGCCGACGGCTGGCTCACCACGCCAGGCGACACGGACGTCGAAGACAAAGCCCGGCGGCTGCGCGAGATCTGGCACGAAGAAGGCCGCGCCGGCGAGCCGGAGATCTCGGCGCTCGGCGTCCGCCCGGATCCGGAGAACCTGGCCAAACTGGAAGCCGCCGGGGTCACCGAAACGATCTTCGGTCTCCCGGACCGCTCCCCCGACGAGGTCGAGGCCTGGCTTCAGCGCCTCGCCGGAAAGCTCAACCTGCCCGCTGGGAGTCGATGA
- a CDS encoding serine/threonine-protein kinase yields MEEIRRLADRFDLIEPVGGGSMGTVWRARDDNLERTVAVKELLLPHGQGEQKADEAKNRALREARIAARLVHPHAITVFGVIDEQDRPWIIMEYLPSTSLADKLREGPMEVEDVIRLAIQLCSALAAAHRAGIVHRDIKPGNVLLGDDDTVKITDFGISRAMGDVQLTATGEISGTPAFLAPEVARGEDATSASDVFSLGATLYTALEGGTPYGTAENPIALLYRASSGEITPPVKSGILTPLLNRLLDVRPDSRPTMTETERELRALAAGEPTTLVAEEPPPKARKGMLIGVLVVFLVLAAAAAATVVVVLNRGEDTPSGTAPPPASQSQSVAPTSSESVAPPPPSPSAPPSSSPPPSTPSSSPAPPPAQTPGQALAAYYTLIPGNLQAGFAGLSDNFKRKREQSFERYSSYWKSYRSVTVSDVSESGNTVSAKLTYVLTSGEVRSGRETFVLVQQDGRYLIDSQRAG; encoded by the coding sequence ATGGAGGAGATCCGCCGCCTCGCCGACCGGTTCGATCTCATCGAGCCCGTCGGCGGTGGCTCCATGGGCACCGTGTGGCGGGCGCGCGACGACAACCTGGAGCGCACGGTCGCGGTCAAGGAACTCCTGCTGCCCCACGGGCAAGGGGAGCAGAAGGCCGACGAGGCCAAGAACCGCGCGCTGCGCGAGGCCAGGATCGCCGCGCGGCTGGTGCATCCGCACGCCATCACCGTCTTCGGCGTGATCGACGAGCAGGACCGCCCGTGGATCATCATGGAGTACCTGCCCTCGACCAGCCTCGCGGACAAGCTGCGTGAAGGGCCGATGGAGGTCGAGGACGTCATCCGCCTCGCCATCCAGCTGTGCTCGGCGCTGGCGGCCGCGCACCGGGCGGGGATCGTCCACCGCGACATCAAGCCGGGCAACGTCCTGCTCGGCGACGACGACACCGTCAAGATCACCGACTTCGGGATCTCACGGGCGATGGGCGACGTCCAGCTCACCGCGACCGGCGAGATCTCCGGGACGCCTGCCTTCCTGGCGCCCGAGGTGGCCCGCGGTGAGGACGCCACCTCCGCTTCCGACGTGTTTTCGCTGGGTGCGACGCTGTACACCGCGCTCGAAGGCGGCACGCCGTATGGCACGGCGGAGAACCCCATCGCGCTGCTGTACCGCGCGTCGAGCGGGGAGATCACCCCGCCGGTCAAGTCGGGGATCCTGACGCCGCTGCTGAACCGTCTCCTCGACGTCCGGCCGGACAGCAGGCCGACGATGACCGAGACCGAGCGGGAGCTGCGCGCGCTGGCGGCCGGGGAGCCGACGACGCTCGTCGCCGAGGAACCGCCGCCGAAGGCGCGCAAGGGGATGCTGATCGGCGTGCTCGTCGTGTTCCTCGTGCTCGCGGCGGCGGCCGCCGCGACCGTGGTCGTGGTGCTCAACCGAGGTGAGGACACCCCGTCCGGCACGGCGCCACCACCGGCTTCGCAGTCGCAGAGCGTCGCCCCGACGTCATCGGAATCGGTCGCTCCGCCGCCTCCGTCCCCTTCGGCGCCGCCATCGTCGTCACCGCCGCCTTCGACCCCGTCGTCCTCGCCGGCGCCGCCTCCGGCACAGACGCCAGGGCAGGCTCTCGCGGCGTACTACACGCTCATCCCCGGCAATCTCCAGGCCGGGTTCGCGGGGCTCAGCGACAACTTCAAGCGCAAAAGGGAACAGAGCTTCGAGCGGTATTCGAGCTATTGGAAGTCGTACCGCTCGGTGACCGTGTCGGACGTGTCCGAATCCGGCAACACCGTGTCGGCGAAGCTCACCTACGTGCTGACGTCCGGTGAGGTCAGGTCGGGGAGGGAGACCTTCGTCCTGGTGCAGCAGGACGGTCGCTACCTCATCGACTCCCAGCGGGCAGGTTGA
- a CDS encoding SRPBCC family protein, producing the protein MEWTGAKYADKPTVEVQAWVDAAPERVWSIVSDVRLMPEMSQELQAAAWCDGADGGAAVGRRFVGRSKHDALGEWETTSHVVECEEPRVFTWAVHDPETPTALWRFTLEAENGGTKLRQWMQLGPGRSGLSLAIDQMPDKEEKIVFVRLREFEKAMTGTLAAIKERAEAGRA; encoded by the coding sequence ATGGAGTGGACGGGCGCCAAGTACGCCGACAAGCCGACGGTCGAGGTCCAGGCATGGGTCGACGCCGCTCCGGAGCGGGTCTGGTCGATCGTCTCCGACGTGCGGCTGATGCCGGAGATGAGCCAGGAACTCCAGGCGGCCGCGTGGTGCGACGGCGCGGACGGCGGGGCCGCGGTCGGCCGGAGGTTCGTCGGCCGCAGCAAACACGACGCGCTCGGTGAGTGGGAGACCACCTCGCACGTCGTCGAATGCGAGGAGCCGCGGGTCTTCACCTGGGCCGTGCACGACCCCGAGACACCTACCGCGCTGTGGCGCTTCACGCTGGAGGCCGAGAACGGCGGGACGAAGCTGCGGCAATGGATGCAGCTGGGGCCGGGGCGGTCGGGCCTTTCGCTGGCCATCGATCAGATGCCGGACAAGGAGGAGAAGATCGTCTTCGTCCGGCTGCGGGAGTTCGAGAAGGCGATGACCGGGACCCTCGCCGCGATCAAGGAACGGGCCGAGGCGGGCCGCGCGTGA
- the kstD gene encoding 3-oxosteroid 1-dehydrogenase, with the protein MGPDFRLSRRQVLRGTGIALASGLPFAGTASADAAVIGEYDVVVVGAGAAGMTAALTAAGRGLSCVVLEKAAKFGGSAARSGAGIWIPCNPVLAEAGVRDTPEQAARYLAAVVGPSIPASRQRSFLANGPAMLSFVMANSPLRFRWMEGYSDYYPELPGGMPDGRSIEPAQLDGNVLGAELANLNPPYLATPTGMVVFSADYKWLALAAVHPKGAAVAAACLARGTAAALAGQKPLTMGQSLAAGLRAGLQRAGVPVWLNTPLTDLVIDNGKVTGVTVAAGVVKARRGVIVGSGGFEHNAAMRAEYQRQPIGTQWTVGARSNTGDGILAGKRAGAALDLMDDAWWGPAIPLPGEPYFCLAERTLPGGLMVDGAGKRFVNEAAPYSDVVHTMYDRNPSSPTIPAWLVVDQHYRNRYLFRDVAPLLPLPDEWYAAGAVKKAWTVEALGTAIGVPAQALRATVNRFNGQALSGVDGDFRRGASAYDHYYTDPYVLPNSCLAPLWEPPFYAFKIVPGDLGTKGGMRTDARARVLRADGSVIDGLYAAGNASAAVMGGSYAGAGSTIGPAMTFGYVAANDLADHPVS; encoded by the coding sequence ATGGGTCCGGACTTCCGCTTGTCCCGGCGTCAGGTGCTGCGCGGCACCGGGATCGCGCTCGCGTCGGGCCTGCCGTTCGCCGGGACTGCGTCGGCCGACGCCGCGGTGATCGGCGAGTACGACGTCGTCGTGGTCGGCGCGGGCGCGGCGGGGATGACCGCCGCGCTGACGGCGGCAGGCCGCGGGCTCAGCTGCGTCGTGCTGGAGAAGGCCGCGAAATTCGGCGGTTCGGCGGCCCGCTCGGGGGCGGGGATCTGGATTCCGTGCAACCCGGTGCTGGCCGAGGCCGGCGTCCGCGACACCCCGGAACAGGCCGCACGGTACTTGGCCGCCGTGGTCGGCCCGTCGATCCCCGCCTCGCGGCAGCGGTCGTTCCTCGCCAACGGCCCGGCGATGCTGTCGTTCGTGATGGCCAACAGCCCGCTGCGGTTCCGGTGGATGGAGGGCTACAGCGACTACTACCCGGAACTGCCGGGCGGGATGCCGGACGGCCGCTCGATCGAACCCGCCCAGCTCGACGGGAACGTCCTCGGCGCCGAGCTGGCCAACCTGAACCCGCCCTATCTGGCCACGCCCACGGGAATGGTCGTCTTCAGCGCCGACTACAAATGGCTCGCGCTGGCCGCGGTCCACCCGAAGGGCGCGGCGGTGGCCGCCGCCTGCCTCGCCCGCGGCACGGCCGCCGCGCTCGCCGGGCAGAAACCGCTCACCATGGGGCAGTCGCTGGCCGCCGGGCTGCGGGCCGGGCTCCAGCGCGCCGGTGTCCCGGTCTGGCTGAACACACCCTTGACCGATCTCGTCATCGACAACGGGAAGGTCACCGGCGTGACCGTCGCGGCGGGCGTGGTGAAAGCGCGGCGGGGCGTCATCGTCGGCTCCGGCGGGTTCGAGCACAACGCCGCCATGCGGGCGGAGTACCAGCGTCAGCCAATTGGTACACAATGGACGGTCGGGGCCCGGTCGAACACCGGGGACGGGATCCTGGCGGGCAAACGCGCCGGGGCGGCGCTGGACCTGATGGACGACGCCTGGTGGGGTCCGGCGATCCCGCTGCCCGGCGAGCCGTACTTCTGCCTCGCCGAGCGGACCCTGCCCGGCGGGCTGATGGTGGACGGGGCGGGAAAGCGGTTTGTCAACGAGGCGGCGCCCTACAGCGATGTCGTGCACACGATGTACGACCGGAACCCGTCGTCGCCCACCATTCCGGCCTGGCTGGTCGTCGATCAGCACTACCGCAACCGGTACCTCTTCCGCGACGTCGCGCCGCTGCTGCCGCTTCCCGACGAGTGGTACGCGGCGGGCGCGGTCAAGAAGGCGTGGACCGTGGAGGCGCTCGGGACCGCGATCGGCGTTCCGGCACAGGCGTTGCGCGCCACCGTCAACCGGTTCAACGGCCAGGCACTGTCCGGTGTGGACGGTGACTTCCGGCGCGGCGCGAGTGCCTACGACCATTACTACACCGACCCGTACGTCCTGCCGAACTCGTGCCTCGCCCCGCTCTGGGAGCCGCCGTTCTACGCGTTCAAGATCGTCCCCGGCGACCTCGGCACCAAGGGCGGTATGCGCACCGACGCGCGGGCACGGGTCCTGAGGGCCGACGGCTCGGTCATCGACGGCCTGTACGCCGCCGGGAACGCCAGCGCGGCGGTGATGGGCGGGAGCTACGCGGGCGCGGGATCGACCATCGGCCCGGCGATGACCTTCGGGTACGTGGCGGCGAACGACCTCGCGGACCATCCCGTGAGCTGA
- a CDS encoding LLM class flavin-dependent oxidoreductase: MRTATTVEASRGWRETLDFVLEAEKLGLDDCWVAEAWGSDAPSVLGYLAARTERLRLGSGIIQLGTRTPVAIAQAALTLSELSGGRFVLGLGASGPQVIEGLHGVSFARPLTRMRETVAIIRQAFAGEKIAFSGEEFEIPVPGESKPMRLSTTPNPGLPIHLATLSPKLLELTGEIADGWLGTSFVPEGAQAYFSHLDAGLAKAGRSRADLEVCQGAEVAFARDEEELRGMVAGRKAELAFSLGGMGSAKTNFYNNAYSRQGWAEVAAAVRERWQAGDREGAAALVTDEMVLGTTLIGTGPMVAERLRVWRDAGVDTVRLYPAGETVADRLTTLGRALDLVRALG; encoded by the coding sequence ATGCGGACGGCGACCACGGTCGAGGCTTCGCGCGGCTGGCGGGAGACGCTGGATTTCGTGCTGGAAGCGGAAAAGCTCGGCCTCGACGACTGCTGGGTCGCCGAGGCGTGGGGTTCGGACGCGCCGTCCGTGCTCGGCTATCTCGCCGCGCGGACCGAGCGCCTCCGGCTCGGCTCGGGGATCATCCAGCTCGGTACGCGGACCCCGGTGGCGATCGCGCAGGCCGCGCTGACGCTCTCGGAGCTTTCCGGCGGCCGGTTCGTCCTCGGGCTCGGCGCTTCGGGGCCGCAGGTGATCGAAGGACTTCACGGCGTTTCGTTCGCGCGGCCGCTGACGCGGATGCGGGAGACGGTCGCGATCATCCGTCAGGCGTTCGCGGGGGAGAAGATCGCGTTCTCCGGCGAGGAGTTCGAGATCCCGGTGCCGGGTGAGAGCAAGCCGATGCGGCTGTCCACGACGCCGAATCCCGGCCTCCCGATCCATCTGGCCACGCTTTCGCCGAAGCTGCTGGAGCTGACCGGTGAGATCGCGGACGGCTGGCTGGGCACCAGTTTCGTCCCGGAGGGGGCGCAGGCCTACTTCTCGCATCTCGACGCCGGTCTCGCGAAGGCGGGCAGGTCGCGGGCGGATCTCGAAGTCTGTCAAGGCGCCGAGGTCGCCTTCGCCCGCGACGAGGAGGAGTTGCGCGGGATGGTCGCGGGCCGCAAGGCCGAACTCGCGTTCAGCCTCGGCGGGATGGGCTCGGCGAAGACGAACTTCTACAACAACGCCTACAGCAGGCAGGGCTGGGCCGAGGTCGCCGCGGCGGTGCGGGAGCGCTGGCAGGCGGGCGACAGGGAAGGCGCCGCCGCGCTGGTGACCGACGAGATGGTGCTCGGCACGACGTTGATCGGCACCGGACCGATGGTGGCCGAACGCCTGCGCGTCTGGCGTGACGCCGGGGTCGACACCGTCCGGCTGTACCCGGCGGGTGAGACGGTCGCCGACCGGCTCACCACCCTGGGTCGCGCGCTGGACCTGGTCCGCGCTCTGGGCTGA
- a CDS encoding tetratricopeptide repeat protein produces MSVGQADIDRLEGVIAALRARDYREGGGSCRELLRVLEPYGAALRRGMMPESLARRLAGVVADLHNLKGWTEFDSGRPARAEWHFRRALEFAAESGNDDLVANIRYRLGRMYLHHRSPAEALEQFGHGQFAARQAGRPLPQAILSANEAWAYALLGDARQALDKLSLASEQFAGSLGDAVPSWSAFFTATDMAAMIGTVRTELARIVDVRHSREAIPALVEAIGGYGPDMARSRSLTMIWLAVDHALEGDLDSAAEVGVAAMDIAYGIRSARTRDRLRPLSESVRKRVGDIDARDLLDRIATFRATA; encoded by the coding sequence ATGAGTGTCGGGCAGGCCGACATCGACCGGCTGGAGGGCGTCATCGCCGCGCTCCGGGCACGCGACTATCGCGAAGGCGGCGGCTCCTGCCGGGAACTGTTGCGGGTGCTGGAGCCATACGGCGCGGCACTGCGGCGGGGAATGATGCCCGAGTCGCTGGCCCGGCGGCTGGCGGGCGTCGTCGCGGATCTGCACAATCTCAAGGGCTGGACGGAATTCGACTCCGGTCGCCCGGCCAGGGCGGAGTGGCACTTCCGTCGCGCGCTCGAGTTCGCGGCGGAGTCGGGCAACGACGACCTCGTCGCCAACATTCGCTACCGGCTGGGCCGGATGTACCTGCATCATCGCTCTCCGGCGGAGGCGCTGGAGCAGTTCGGCCACGGCCAGTTCGCGGCACGCCAGGCGGGTAGGCCGCTGCCACAGGCGATCCTGTCGGCGAACGAGGCGTGGGCCTACGCGCTGCTCGGGGACGCCCGGCAGGCGCTGGACAAGCTTTCCCTTGCCTCGGAACAGTTCGCCGGTTCCCTCGGCGATGCGGTACCGTCGTGGTCCGCCTTCTTCACGGCCACTGACATGGCCGCGATGATCGGCACGGTGCGCACCGAACTCGCCAGGATCGTCGACGTCCGTCACAGCCGGGAGGCCATTCCCGCGCTCGTAGAGGCCATCGGCGGATACGGCCCGGACATGGCGCGCAGCCGATCGCTGACGATGATCTGGCTCGCGGTCGACCACGCGCTGGAAGGGGATCTCGACAGTGCGGCGGAGGTCGGTGTGGCCGCGATGGATATCGCGTACGGAATTCGTTCCGCGCGTACGCGGGATCGTTTGCGGCCGTTGTCGGAAAGCGTGCGGAAGCGAGTAGGTGATATTGATGCGCGAGATCTCCTTGATCGGATCGCAACATTTCGGGCCACCGCCTGA
- a CDS encoding IclR family transcriptional regulator, with protein sequence MREPLGGRGVLDGAFMLLDALDEHGGQAGLTQLVRATGLPKTTVHRLLDQLADLGAVERAGRGYRIGSRVFRLGRFWQPELRDLAKEWLPVLSARMRASLVLVVPREGRALVAAGAVLPSDDVPVWPGSPLPPGTAAGRMLAAHHPALAEPDTDALEIRAAGYAAESETITAGLGCAAVGIRTPDGRVGAALAAVLPVRRDPVSAVTGLASTARSFSAALAGHSPPNRAG encoded by the coding sequence ATGCGGGAACCCCTCGGCGGACGCGGCGTGCTCGACGGCGCGTTCATGTTGCTCGACGCACTCGACGAGCACGGCGGGCAGGCCGGGCTGACCCAGCTCGTGCGGGCCACCGGGCTCCCGAAGACCACCGTGCACCGGCTCCTCGACCAGCTGGCCGACCTCGGCGCGGTCGAGCGGGCGGGCCGCGGCTACCGGATCGGCTCGCGGGTGTTCCGGCTCGGCCGGTTCTGGCAGCCCGAACTACGGGACCTGGCCAAGGAGTGGCTGCCGGTGCTTTCGGCGCGGATGCGCGCGAGCCTGGTGCTCGTGGTCCCGAGGGAAGGTCGCGCGCTGGTCGCGGCGGGGGCCGTGCTGCCGTCCGACGACGTCCCCGTGTGGCCGGGCAGCCCGCTGCCGCCGGGGACCGCCGCCGGACGGATGCTCGCCGCCCATCACCCCGCGCTCGCCGAACCGGACACCGACGCGCTGGAGATCCGCGCGGCCGGGTACGCGGCCGAGTCGGAGACCATCACGGCGGGACTCGGCTGCGCCGCCGTCGGCATCAGGACACCGGACGGCCGGGTCGGCGCGGCCCTCGCCGCCGTCCTGCCCGTCCGTCGCGACCCGGTTTCGGCGGTCACCGGATTGGCGAGCACCGCGCGTTCCTTCAGCGCCGCGCTCGCCGGGCATTCACCGCCGAACCGCGCGGGATGA
- a CDS encoding winged helix-turn-helix transcriptional regulator, translated as MKRTSFAQWPCSIARTMDLLGDWWTPLVLREAFYGIRRFDEFQQELGIARNTLADRLRRLVGEGLLEKRAYQAEPVRYDYVLTEKGADFYGVLAAMSRWGDRWLSGEEGPPITLHHDTCGHDTHAEVVCARCSEPLTAENTRARLGAGYPPKLADRPDVVRRFAAQEGLTT; from the coding sequence ATGAAACGGACTTCGTTCGCGCAGTGGCCGTGCTCGATCGCGCGCACCATGGATCTGCTCGGCGACTGGTGGACCCCACTGGTCCTGAGGGAGGCGTTCTACGGGATCCGCAGGTTCGACGAGTTCCAGCAGGAACTCGGTATCGCGCGGAACACCCTCGCCGACCGGTTGCGCCGCCTCGTCGGCGAAGGGTTGCTGGAAAAGCGCGCCTACCAGGCCGAGCCGGTCCGTTACGACTACGTGCTGACCGAGAAGGGCGCGGATTTCTACGGTGTGCTCGCCGCGATGTCGCGCTGGGGCGACCGCTGGCTCTCCGGGGAGGAAGGGCCGCCGATCACGCTCCACCACGACACCTGTGGGCACGACACGCATGCCGAGGTCGTTTGCGCGCGGTGCTCCGAGCCGCTCACCGCGGAGAACACGCGGGCGCGGCTCGGAGCGGGCTACCCGCCGAAGCTCGCGGACCGGCCTGACGTGGTGCGCCGCTTCGCCGCGCAGGAAGGTTTGACAACGTAA
- a CDS encoding helix-turn-helix domain-containing protein yields the protein MVEDWPDPREATDAAEFVVAMRTLRARTDLSYRVLERRAAKAGTPLPSSTISGALSRDTLPRADLLATFIRACGADDATTEHWLAARADLAASEQAPESEPLVPEALSEDQPGRKRSKLWWPSIGVAVVVVLVAGGLLVLGDPFPEQPGALPGSSSAAAPLTSVSVTTSEATKASLGTPPTGRSRVRLAHTGLCIGEGPEKFVQEERIVLGQQDCATASPTMSVEAVDGGYRLLLHSPENGEGCVTVDYGGTHASTLLAGDNCEPGRPDQRFAFEPVTAPAKGYLIKSAAGARWCVGVFKGSGETGVQLIQDRCDGTAAQVFLIDPVV from the coding sequence ATGGTGGAAGACTGGCCGGATCCGCGGGAGGCCACCGACGCCGCGGAGTTCGTCGTGGCGATGCGCACCCTTCGCGCCCGCACCGATCTGAGCTATCGAGTCCTCGAACGGCGTGCCGCGAAAGCGGGTACGCCGTTGCCGAGCTCGACGATCAGCGGAGCACTCTCGCGAGACACCCTGCCGAGAGCCGATCTGCTCGCGACGTTCATCCGGGCTTGCGGCGCCGACGACGCGACGACCGAACACTGGCTGGCGGCGAGGGCCGATCTCGCCGCGTCCGAACAGGCGCCGGAATCAGAGCCTCTCGTGCCGGAGGCCCTTTCCGAGGACCAGCCGGGACGAAAGCGGTCGAAACTGTGGTGGCCGTCGATCGGGGTGGCGGTCGTCGTGGTCCTGGTGGCGGGCGGGCTGCTCGTGCTCGGCGACCCGTTCCCGGAGCAGCCAGGGGCATTGCCTGGTTCTTCATCGGCGGCGGCGCCACTCACTTCCGTTTCCGTCACCACGTCGGAAGCCACGAAGGCGAGCCTGGGCACACCGCCGACCGGACGCTCGCGGGTGCGGCTCGCGCATACCGGGTTGTGCATCGGGGAAGGGCCGGAGAAGTTCGTGCAGGAGGAGCGGATCGTGCTGGGCCAGCAGGACTGCGCGACGGCGTCGCCAACGATGTCGGTCGAGGCCGTCGACGGCGGGTACCGGCTGCTGCTGCACAGTCCGGAGAACGGTGAGGGCTGTGTGACCGTCGACTACGGCGGCACGCACGCGTCGACCCTCCTCGCCGGCGACAACTGCGAGCCAGGGCGTCCCGATCAGCGGTTCGCCTTCGAGCCGGTGACAGCGCCGGCGAAGGGGTACCTGATCAAATCGGCCGCGGGCGCCAGATGGTGTGTCGGCGTGTTCAAGGGGAGCGGCGAGACCGGCGTGCAACTCATCCAGGATCGGTGTGACGGCACCGCCGCCCAGGTGTTCCTCATCGACCCGGTGGTCTGA